A segment of the Allosaccharopolyspora coralli genome:
GACGGCGGTACGCGACCACCACCGCAGACCAAGGGCAGTTTCTGAGCGGTGCGAACGTGCACAATGGAGGTGTGGACCACACGCTGCGCGGACTGGTGGGGTTCGCCCGAGCCCTGCGAAACTCGGGCATGCATTGCGGGCCCGGCCGGGTGCAGGCGTTCCTGACCGCGACCGAGCAGCTCGACCTCGCCGACCGGGCGCAGCTCTACTGGGCGGGCAGGCTCACGCTCTGCGCCGACCCGGAGGACCTGCCCCTCTACGACGCCGCCTTCGACTCGTGGTTCGTGGCCCCGGGCGACGGCCCCTCCGCACGCCCTCCGCGTCGTGAGCCCACGCGACGTCGCTCCCGCACTGCGCTGCTCGCCGATACCGACGGGGAGCGCGAGACCGGTGATGCCGAGGAGCTTTCCGTCGCCGCCAGCGAAGCCGAGGTGCTCCGGCGCCGCGACCTCGCCGATCTCGGTGCGGCCGAACGCGAACACCTTCGCCACCTGCTCGCGGAGCTCGACGTGCGCCCTCCGCGACGTCGTGGCCTGCGGCAACGCCCGGCACCGCGCGGCACCCTGGATCCGCGAGCGACGCTGCGCGCACTCGTCGCCTCCGGTGGGGAACCGGTGCGGCTGCCGAAACGGTCCCACGCCACCCGAGCCCGTCGTGTCGTGCTGCTCGTCGACGTGTCCGGCTCGATGGAGCCGTATGCCGACGCGCTGCTGCGGTTCGCCCACGTCGTGGCGCGCCGCGCCCCCGCGAGCACGGAGGTCGTCACGCTCGGCACGCGCATGACCCGCGTCAGCAGGCAGCTGCGGCAACGTGACGCCGACAGGGCGCTGGCCGCGGCTTCTCGCGTCGTGCCCGACTTCTCCGGCGGTACCAGGCTGGGTGAGACTCTGCGCGCGTTCCTGGACCGGTGGGGCCAACGCGGACTCGCGCGTCGCGCCGTCGTCGTGCTGTTCTCCGACGGTTGGGAACGCGGCGACCCGACGCTGCTCGGCGAGCAGATGCATCGGCTGCATCGTCTGGCGCACGCCGTAGTGTGGGCCAACCCGCATGCGGGCAACGACGACTACCGACCCGTGCAGTCCGGCATCCGCGAGGCCCTGCCGTGGGTCGACCGGTTCGTCGCCGGACACAGCCTCGAGGCTCTGCGCGAGGTGTGGCGAACAGTGCTCGACCTCGCCGGGTCGAGTCCCGCGCGATCGGAGGTGCGCAGTGCGTGACGTCTTCGAGCAGGTGATCCAGCGGTGGCGAGCGGGCGAAGCGGTCGGGATCGGGACAGTGGTCGCCACCTTCCATTCCGCCCCTCGGCCCGCCGGGGCGGCGATGCTCGTGACGGAGACCGGTGAGGCCGTCGGCAGCGTTTCCGGTGGCTGCGTCGAAGGTGCCGTCTACGACGAAGCGACCGCCGTGCTCGAGGGCGACGGTGCCCGGATGCAGCGTTACGGCGTCAGCGACGACGACGCCTTCGCGGTCGGACTCACCTGCGGCGGCATTCTCGACGTGTTCGTCGAACGCGTCGACGCGGCGGGCTTTCCCGATCTCGACCGGGTCGCCGACTCCGTGCGAGCCGACGAGCCCGTCGCCGTCGCCACGATCGTCGAGCACCCCGACGCCGACAACGTCGGCTCGCATCTCGTGATCTGGCCGGACGACGTCGGCGAGGCGCGCGGCGCGTTCGGGTCCGAACGCGTCCGGGACGCCGTCGTCGACGACGCCCGGGGGATGCTCGCCGCGGGACGAACCGGTGTTCTGGAGTACGGGCCCGAAGGGCAACGGCGCGGCGAAGGACTCCGGGTGTTCGTCAACTCCTTCGAACCCGCGCCCCGCATGCTCGTGTTCGGCGCCATCGACTTCGCCGCCGCGATGGCGCGGATGGGCGGTTTTCTCGGCTACCGAGTCACCGTCTGCGACGCACGACCCGTCTTCGCCACGCGGAGTCGCTTCCCTGAGGTCGACGACGTCGTCGTCGACTGGCCGCACCGCTACCTCACCGCCGAACGCGACGCCGGGCGGCTCGACGGCCGCACCGCGGTCCTCGTCCTCACCCACGACCCGAAGTTCGACGTGCCCGTGCTCAGCGTCGCGCTCCGCGAGCGACTCGCGTACGTCGGTGCCATGGGCTCCCGACGGACCCACGACGACCGGATCAAACGTCTCCGCGAGGACGGTCTGGACGACGGGGAGCTCGACCGTCTCGCGTCACCGGTCGGTCTCGACCTCGGCGCTCGCACACCGGAAGAGACCGCGGTGTCCATCGCGGCGGAGCTCATCGCCCAGCGGTGGGGTGGCCACGGCACTCCGCTCACCGCCACCTCCGGCCCGATCCACGGCAGCTGACCACGAGGCGAACGGCACTTTCGCCTCGTGAGACGAGGCGAGCGTGCCGTTCGCACCGAACTCGCCGATGGAGCGAACGGCACTTTCGCCTCGTCTGGTGGGGCGAAAGTGCCGTTCGCCTCGGAGCTTGGTGGTGATCTGTCTCACACCCGGCGTGTGATCGCGGAGGGTGTGCGGGTTGTCGCTCGCTGTGGATCTTTCGTGCGCTTGCTGGTTCGGCGTGCGCGTAGGACGCTGCTGGATATGTGACGACAGTCACCTGGCT
Coding sequences within it:
- a CDS encoding XdhC family protein; its protein translation is MRDVFEQVIQRWRAGEAVGIGTVVATFHSAPRPAGAAMLVTETGEAVGSVSGGCVEGAVYDEATAVLEGDGARMQRYGVSDDDAFAVGLTCGGILDVFVERVDAAGFPDLDRVADSVRADEPVAVATIVEHPDADNVGSHLVIWPDDVGEARGAFGSERVRDAVVDDARGMLAAGRTGVLEYGPEGQRRGEGLRVFVNSFEPAPRMLVFGAIDFAAAMARMGGFLGYRVTVCDARPVFATRSRFPEVDDVVVDWPHRYLTAERDAGRLDGRTAVLVLTHDPKFDVPVLSVALRERLAYVGAMGSRRTHDDRIKRLREDGLDDGELDRLASPVGLDLGARTPEETAVSIAAELIAQRWGGHGTPLTATSGPIHGS
- a CDS encoding vWA domain-containing protein; amino-acid sequence: MDHTLRGLVGFARALRNSGMHCGPGRVQAFLTATEQLDLADRAQLYWAGRLTLCADPEDLPLYDAAFDSWFVAPGDGPSARPPRREPTRRRSRTALLADTDGERETGDAEELSVAASEAEVLRRRDLADLGAAEREHLRHLLAELDVRPPRRRGLRQRPAPRGTLDPRATLRALVASGGEPVRLPKRSHATRARRVVLLVDVSGSMEPYADALLRFAHVVARRAPASTEVVTLGTRMTRVSRQLRQRDADRALAAASRVVPDFSGGTRLGETLRAFLDRWGQRGLARRAVVVLFSDGWERGDPTLLGEQMHRLHRLAHAVVWANPHAGNDDYRPVQSGIREALPWVDRFVAGHSLEALREVWRTVLDLAGSSPARSEVRSA